A region of Sparus aurata chromosome 8, fSpaAur1.1, whole genome shotgun sequence DNA encodes the following proteins:
- the LOC115587071 gene encoding protein TsetseEP-like, which translates to MGNKFSRRRDAPEAAAPEAAAPEQKTAEEPAAAEPAAAEPAAAEEPAAAEPAQDSEIVQTQLAVKTENTAELVTPVPSLPTEECTSECKEAAAAPAPPSDPEPEPVAEETPVQPEPAVPVSEPSPPTPEPEPEPVAETQLAPEPVPEPIPEPEPEVEAVPESIPESAPAPPEDLEPQTDMLTQESLPEPEISSPALIDLGIPDATPQPITADPSPAPVPALFDADEPSDIPVTEECHGGFEVSTLEPEEPEETAESVEKPMEVEAAENMEQLVNDLNEESVSELLQNLELKGNDLVADLIPTDVKIPDGPPILDMTPATELM; encoded by the coding sequence ATGGGAAACAAGTTCAGCAGAAGGCGGGATGcccctgaagctgctgcccctgAAGCTGCTGCGCCTGAACAGAAGACTGCAGAGGAACCAGCAGCTGCAGAACCAGCAGCTGCAgaaccagcagctgcagaggaaCCAGCAGCTGCAGAACCAGCACAAGACTCTGAGATAGTGCAGACTCAGCTGGCTGTCAAGACGGAGAACACAGCGGAGCTGGTGACACCAGTGCCGTCTTTACCTACTGAAGAGTGTACATCAGAGTGCAaagaggctgctgctgccccAGCCCCGCCAAGTGATCCAGAACCAGAGCCAGTGGCAGAGGAAACCCCAGTCCAACCTGAGCCTGCGGTCCCAGTCAGTGAACCATCACCTCCTACGCCTgagccagaaccagaacctgtTGCTGAAACTCAACTGGCTCCAGAGCCCGTTCCAGAGCCCAttccagaaccagaaccagaagtTGAGGCAGTCCCTGAGTCCATTCCTGAGTCAGCACCAGCCCCACCTGAGGATCTGGAGCCGCAGACAGACATGCTTACCCAAGAGTCTCTCCCTGAGCCAGAGATTTCTTCACCAGCTTTGATCGACCTGGGAATCCCTGACGCAACTCCCCAACCTATTACCGCTGATCCCTCCCCAGCTCCCGTTCCTGCCCTGTTTGATGCAGACGAGCCCTCAGACATTCCGGTGACCGAGGAGTGCCACGGCGGTTTCGAGGTTTCCACGCTTGAGCCCGAAGAGCCTGAAGAAACAGCAGAATCTGTGGAGAAGCCGATGGAAGTGGAGGCTGCCGAGAACATGGAGCAGCTCGTGAATGATCTCAACGAGGAAAGTGTTAGCGAACTCCTACAGAACTTAGAGCTGAAAGGAAATGACCTTGTCGCCGACCTCATTCCAACTGATGTCAAGATCCCCGACGGCCCTCCCATCCTTGACATGACTCCTGCAACCGAGCTGATGTGA